In Candidatus Methylomirabilota bacterium, the following are encoded in one genomic region:
- a CDS encoding TolC family protein, which translates to MTRARTGITSLLLAAWLTFPAATSPAAAQAPAERPTPAPVAGRQLSMDEAVGIALETQPQIQARLNDYAAARFRVDQAMAPLLPQFSSSISTSRSQSSVLPTAAGATSFIVQRHPEDTLVAQVALSQLLFDFGKNLAATEAAKKLAAVALEDVELQRQLIALAVKEAYTNTLFARRLIRVQEQAVERAELNLKSARGFFDVGTRPRSDVARAEVDVANARVDLIRARNAERLARVALNTAMGIGIDTPTQIQDNLVYEPVALERAQIRAEALRQRPEYRQVNLQVQAAEAVARQAFRDFFPDITGSGTYGAVRDELEEVWSLTLSLTWPIFDGGSRIGRYREARANVDAARSRVRALELDLLREVEQAQITIEETQERLQAAQTAVASAQENFRLAQGRFDAGVGTILELTDAQLALTQAQNVEAQALADYRIALYRLDRARGRR; encoded by the coding sequence ATGACGCGCGCACGAACAGGAATCACATCATTGTTGCTGGCCGCCTGGCTGACGTTCCCCGCCGCGACGTCGCCGGCGGCAGCTCAGGCGCCGGCCGAGCGGCCCACGCCGGCCCCGGTGGCCGGCCGGCAGCTCTCCATGGACGAGGCCGTGGGCATCGCGCTGGAGACCCAGCCGCAGATCCAGGCGCGGCTCAACGACTACGCGGCGGCGCGGTTCCGCGTGGATCAGGCGATGGCCCCGCTCCTGCCCCAGTTCAGCAGCTCGATCAGCACCAGCCGCAGCCAGAGCTCGGTCCTGCCTACGGCGGCCGGCGCCACCTCGTTCATCGTGCAGCGCCACCCCGAGGACACGCTGGTGGCCCAGGTCGCGCTCTCCCAGCTCCTCTTCGATTTCGGCAAGAACCTGGCGGCGACCGAGGCGGCCAAGAAGCTGGCGGCAGTGGCGCTGGAAGATGTGGAGCTGCAGCGGCAGCTCATCGCGCTGGCGGTCAAGGAAGCCTACACGAACACCCTGTTCGCCCGGCGGCTGATCCGCGTGCAAGAGCAGGCGGTGGAGCGTGCCGAGCTCAATCTAAAGTCCGCCCGGGGATTCTTCGACGTGGGGACCCGGCCCCGGTCGGACGTGGCCCGCGCCGAAGTCGACGTGGCCAACGCCCGCGTCGATCTGATCCGCGCCCGCAATGCCGAGCGGCTGGCCCGGGTCGCCCTCAATACGGCGATGGGAATCGGAATCGACACGCCGACCCAGATCCAGGACAACCTCGTGTACGAGCCCGTGGCGCTCGAGCGGGCCCAGATCCGCGCCGAGGCGCTTCGCCAGCGGCCCGAGTACCGGCAGGTCAACCTCCAGGTCCAGGCGGCCGAGGCCGTGGCGCGCCAGGCCTTCCGCGACTTCTTCCCCGATATCACGGGCAGCGGCACGTACGGCGCCGTCCGTGACGAGCTGGAGGAGGTGTGGAGCCTGACGCTCTCGCTGACGTGGCCGATATTCGATGGCGGCAGCCGCATCGGCCGCTACCGCGAGGCGCGGGCCAACGTCGACGCGGCTCGCTCCCGGGTGCGGGCGCTGGAGCTGGATCTGCTGCGAGAGGTGGAGCAGGCCCAGATCACGATCGAAGAGACTCAGGAGCGGCTGCAGGCCGCTCAGACCGCGGTGGCGTCCGCCCAGGAGAACTTTCGCCTGGCCCAGGGCCGTTTCGACGCCGGCGTCGGCACGATCCTGGAGCTCACGGACGCGCAGCTGGCGCTCACCCAGGCCCAGAACGTCGAGGCCCAGGCGCTGGCCGACTACCGGATCGCCCTCTATCGGCTCGATCGCGCGCGCGGTAGGCGATAA
- a CDS encoding adenosylcobalamin-dependent ribonucleoside-diphosphate reductase, producing MLSESRPAKVGKWTEPALRVLRERYLTRQDGKVVETPEEMCWRVAQSIAAGEARYGRSAAAVREVAEAFYDMMVGSYFLPNSPTLMNAGKRNGLQYSACYVLPVGDSMEEIFDSVKAAAIIHKSGGGTGFAFSRLRPKDDLVASTGGRASGPVSFLRVFNSATEAVKQGGCVTPDTRVSTSRGIVEIRALGPAEAPADTWHRHADRLLVATDEGAKESDEFYNHGVALIRRVRTRHGYTVAGTLEHRLRVIDEEGRYVWKALEDLKVGDWVALQKGGYLPIEGFRFPAFTARQHPNATAIRIPQAPTRALGEFIGYCLGDGAISVNARGTGRLILTVGQTEPDVATWLLQIADQLFGLHPIRQSKPDDASDNYFFNSTTLVSWLKVMGVEKPSASEVRLPEIAFTAGPEFARGVLRGLFTADGTISIDGYSSLSSTSQALVEDVQQLLLALGIPSSVSVVERRAGAFGGKPLHRLRIITCDGLQRFADTVGFFSAKKTERLARGLKKAWERNDVLPFQGALLRSLYGGPGRGSGPGRGSRGADPRLYRALQHYLPGVSAPRHLTRSRLERLAEKYAALREHPTVTWLLTNNQFYDQVTKIEEGESLTLDLSVPANNTYVANGFVSHNTRRGANMGILKVDHPDILEFIECKLDGGITNFNISVAATDVFMDALEKGEDYDLINPHTGKVVGRLSAQEVFSRIVRAAWRTGDPGMVFIDRINASPANPTPEIGQIEATNPCGEQPLLPNEACNLGSLNVSKFARRSPAGEWTIDWEEMERVIRLAVRFLDDVIEMNPYPLPEIDATVKANRRIGLGIMGWADLLFLLGIPYDSQEAIELAERLMAFVKDAAHDQAAKLAEERGPFPNWSRSIYRHGRPMRNSTVTTIAPTGTISMIAGCSSGIEPIFALAFEHRVKQPDGERVLTFVNETFEAIAREQGWFSDALMQEIARRGSLHGIPGMPDAAQRVFKTSHEIGYEWHVQHQAAFQRSTDNGVSKTINLPNAAGEEDVASAYRLAWQLGCLGITVFRDGCKGEQVLNVGIGAPKKDALAAAPAATGPVTIKPRPHSLQGTTYRMETPIGTAFITVNETQDKEPFEVFVQVGKGGSDTMAVAEALGRLISLILRLPSPFSAQRRLEEVISQLSRIGGGQPTGFGPAKILSLPDAVARTLAEHIGELKPAQLTAVFASSKKNIGDLCKECGQATFIYEEGCKKCLSCGYNEC from the coding sequence ATGCTATCGGAGAGCCGCCCGGCCAAAGTCGGCAAATGGACCGAACCCGCCCTCCGGGTCTTGCGGGAGCGCTACCTCACGCGCCAGGACGGCAAGGTGGTGGAGACGCCGGAGGAGATGTGCTGGCGGGTGGCGCAGTCCATCGCGGCCGGCGAGGCGCGCTACGGGCGCAGCGCGGCCGCCGTGCGCGAGGTGGCCGAAGCGTTCTACGACATGATGGTGGGCAGCTACTTCCTGCCCAACTCCCCGACCCTCATGAACGCCGGCAAGCGCAACGGGCTGCAATACTCGGCCTGCTACGTCCTGCCCGTGGGCGACTCCATGGAGGAGATCTTCGATTCGGTGAAAGCGGCGGCGATAATCCACAAGAGCGGGGGCGGAACGGGTTTTGCATTCTCGCGCCTTCGTCCCAAGGACGATCTGGTCGCCTCGACCGGCGGGCGCGCCTCGGGTCCCGTATCGTTTCTCCGCGTCTTCAACAGCGCCACGGAGGCCGTGAAACAGGGGGGATGCGTTACTCCGGACACCCGAGTTTCAACGAGCCGCGGCATCGTCGAGATTCGCGCGCTCGGTCCCGCCGAGGCTCCCGCGGATACCTGGCATCGCCACGCCGATCGGCTGCTGGTTGCGACCGACGAGGGTGCCAAGGAATCCGACGAGTTCTACAACCATGGTGTTGCGCTGATCCGTCGCGTTCGGACGCGGCATGGCTACACGGTCGCCGGTACGCTCGAGCATCGCCTGCGCGTGATCGACGAGGAAGGGCGGTACGTCTGGAAAGCGCTCGAAGACCTCAAGGTGGGCGACTGGGTCGCCCTGCAGAAGGGCGGCTACCTTCCGATCGAGGGGTTCCGGTTCCCCGCCTTCACCGCGAGGCAACACCCCAACGCGACGGCGATTCGCATTCCCCAAGCGCCGACGAGAGCCTTGGGAGAGTTCATCGGATACTGCCTGGGAGATGGAGCCATCTCGGTCAACGCCCGGGGCACTGGCCGGTTGATTCTGACTGTCGGCCAGACCGAACCCGATGTCGCGACCTGGCTCCTGCAGATTGCCGACCAGCTGTTTGGTCTTCATCCGATCCGGCAGAGCAAGCCCGATGACGCCTCCGACAACTATTTCTTCAACTCGACGACCCTGGTGAGTTGGCTCAAGGTCATGGGGGTCGAGAAGCCCTCGGCGAGCGAGGTGCGGTTGCCAGAGATTGCCTTCACCGCCGGCCCGGAGTTTGCCCGTGGCGTATTGCGTGGCCTCTTCACAGCCGATGGCACGATCTCGATTGACGGTTATTCCTCGTTGAGCAGCACTTCGCAGGCGCTCGTCGAGGATGTCCAGCAACTCCTCCTCGCCCTGGGCATTCCGTCCAGCGTCTCGGTCGTGGAGCGCCGGGCTGGCGCCTTCGGTGGCAAGCCCCTGCATCGGCTCCGGATCATCACTTGCGACGGTCTTCAGCGATTCGCCGACACGGTCGGCTTCTTTTCGGCCAAGAAGACGGAGCGGCTCGCGCGAGGCTTGAAGAAGGCTTGGGAGCGTAACGATGTCCTTCCCTTCCAGGGAGCGCTGCTCCGCTCGCTCTATGGGGGGCCGGGACGAGGCAGCGGCCCCGGGCGGGGATCGCGGGGGGCCGATCCTCGGCTCTATCGCGCGCTGCAACACTACTTGCCAGGCGTGAGCGCGCCCCGTCATCTGACTCGGTCTCGCTTGGAAAGACTCGCCGAGAAGTATGCTGCCCTTCGTGAGCATCCCACCGTCACTTGGCTCCTCACGAACAATCAGTTCTACGATCAGGTGACCAAGATCGAGGAGGGTGAGTCCCTCACGCTGGATCTCTCCGTGCCTGCCAACAACACCTACGTCGCCAACGGCTTCGTGAGCCACAACACGCGTCGCGGCGCCAACATGGGGATCCTCAAGGTGGATCACCCCGACATCCTGGAGTTCATCGAATGCAAGCTGGACGGGGGGATCACCAACTTCAACATCTCCGTGGCCGCCACCGACGTGTTCATGGACGCGCTGGAGAAGGGCGAGGACTACGACCTGATCAACCCGCACACGGGCAAGGTGGTGGGACGCCTGTCGGCCCAGGAGGTGTTCAGCCGCATCGTGCGCGCGGCCTGGCGTACGGGCGATCCGGGAATGGTGTTCATCGATCGGATCAACGCCAGCCCGGCCAACCCCACCCCCGAGATCGGGCAGATCGAGGCGACAAACCCCTGTGGAGAGCAACCGTTGTTGCCCAACGAGGCCTGTAACCTGGGATCGCTCAACGTCTCCAAGTTCGCCCGGCGCAGCCCGGCCGGCGAGTGGACGATCGACTGGGAGGAGATGGAGCGGGTCATCCGCCTGGCCGTGCGCTTCCTCGACGATGTGATCGAGATGAACCCGTACCCGTTGCCGGAGATCGACGCCACCGTGAAGGCCAACCGGCGGATCGGCCTGGGCATCATGGGGTGGGCGGACCTGCTGTTCCTGCTGGGCATTCCCTACGACAGCCAGGAGGCCATCGAGCTGGCCGAGCGGCTGATGGCCTTCGTCAAGGACGCGGCGCACGATCAGGCGGCGAAGCTCGCCGAGGAGCGGGGGCCGTTCCCGAACTGGAGCCGCTCCATCTACCGGCACGGCCGACCCATGCGCAACTCCACCGTCACCACCATCGCGCCCACCGGCACCATCTCGATGATCGCCGGCTGCTCGTCCGGAATCGAGCCCATCTTCGCGCTGGCCTTCGAGCACCGGGTCAAGCAGCCGGACGGCGAGCGCGTGCTCACCTTCGTCAACGAGACCTTCGAGGCGATCGCCCGCGAGCAGGGGTGGTTCTCCGACGCGCTGATGCAGGAGATCGCCCGCCGCGGCTCGCTACACGGCATCCCCGGCATGCCGGACGCGGCCCAGCGGGTGTTCAAGACCTCGCACGAGATCGGGTACGAGTGGCACGTCCAGCACCAGGCCGCGTTCCAGCGGTCGACGGACAACGGCGTGTCCAAGACGATCAACCTGCCCAACGCCGCCGGCGAAGAGGACGTCGCCAGCGCATATCGTCTCGCCTGGCAGCTGGGCTGCCTGGGCATCACGGTGTTCCGCGATGGCTGCAAGGGCGAACAGGTCCTCAATGTGGGCATCGGCGCCCCCAAGAAGGACGCGCTGGCCGCGGCTCCGGCGGCCACGGGGCCGGTGACGATCAAGCCCCGACCGCACAGCCTCCAGGGCACGACGTACCGGATGGAGACCCCGATCGGGACGGCCTTCATCACGGTCAACGAGACGCAGGACAAGGAGCCGTTCGAGGTCTTCGTCCAGGTCGGCAAGGGCGGCTCCGACACCATGGCGGTGGCGGAGGCGCTGGGGCGCCTGATTTCGCTCATCCTCAGGCTGCCTTCACCGTTCTCGGCGCAGCGCCGACTCGAAGAGGTCATCAGCCAGCTGAGCCGGATCGGTGGAGGCCAGCCGACGGGCTTCGGGCCGGCCAAGATCCTCTCGCTGCCCGACGCCGTCGCGCGGACCCTGGCCGAGCACATCGGGGAGCTGAAGCCCGCCCAGCTAACGGCGGTCTTCGCCAGCAGCAAGAAGAACATCGGGGACCTCTGCAAAGAGTGCGGCCAGGCGACCTTCATCTACGAGGAAGGCTGCAAGAAGTGCCTGAGCTGCGGGTACAACGAGTGCTGA
- a CDS encoding MFS transporter: MPRPGRAGPGGGPGPRPGEGTGGTVATTATSAPPTPAAARPGRWIGSGDLNGLLGLALDNTTNLVILASLLIGVFGFPSELVLTRMVPGTALGVLIGDLSYTWLALRLMRRTGRDDVTAMPFGIDTPTLFAMVFGVLGPVKLATGDPDLAWKVGMAMTIAIGLVKTGLAFTGEWTRRAVPRAALLGSIAGVGILMIAFLPALKVFRDPVVGLVALAVLCLALFGGVRMPFGMPGALAAVTAGAGIFWLRAGLGGPPPAHALPVAGLGLALPWPSLAWMAALPAALPYLSIALPFALVTVIGGIDNTESAAAAGDEYRTRDILMTEALATIAAGVAGGVVQNTPYIGHPAYKAMGARAGYTLATGLVIGVGAALGALSALMTVLPEAAVAPILIFIGLEITAQAFQASPARHGPAVALAFLPVAAAVVLIVGGSLLGALGKTPADLSGDAGATWAALVVLGNGFIVTAVLWAWALVAMLERQAGIACAVLAAASLATLCGVIHSPLPNGALFWPWAAPDPVSAHIAGAYGMAATLCWLAVGRRAR; this comes from the coding sequence GTGCCGCGGCCTGGCCGAGCAGGTCCGGGCGGGGGCCCGGGCCCTCGTCCAGGCGAGGGAACCGGGGGCACGGTAGCGACGACCGCCACGTCCGCTCCCCCCACCCCCGCCGCTGCCCGTCCCGGCCGATGGATCGGCAGCGGCGACCTCAACGGCCTGCTGGGTCTCGCGCTCGACAACACCACCAACCTCGTCATCCTGGCCAGCCTGCTGATCGGCGTCTTCGGGTTTCCATCCGAGCTCGTGCTCACGCGGATGGTGCCGGGCACCGCGCTCGGCGTGCTGATCGGCGATCTCTCCTACACGTGGCTGGCGCTCCGGCTCATGCGACGGACGGGCCGCGACGACGTCACGGCGATGCCGTTCGGAATCGATACGCCGACGCTGTTTGCGATGGTATTCGGCGTCCTGGGGCCAGTGAAGCTCGCGACGGGGGATCCGGACCTGGCCTGGAAGGTCGGCATGGCGATGACGATCGCGATCGGACTGGTCAAGACGGGCCTGGCCTTCACTGGAGAGTGGACCCGGCGTGCCGTGCCACGGGCCGCGCTGCTCGGCTCCATCGCCGGCGTGGGGATCCTCATGATCGCCTTCCTGCCCGCGCTCAAGGTGTTCCGCGATCCCGTCGTGGGCCTGGTGGCGCTGGCCGTGCTGTGCCTGGCGCTCTTCGGGGGCGTTCGCATGCCGTTCGGCATGCCCGGAGCCCTGGCCGCCGTCACGGCGGGCGCAGGGATCTTTTGGCTACGCGCGGGTCTCGGCGGGCCCCCGCCGGCCCATGCGCTGCCCGTGGCGGGACTGGGCCTGGCGCTGCCGTGGCCGTCGCTGGCCTGGATGGCCGCGCTGCCGGCCGCGCTGCCGTACCTGTCGATCGCGCTGCCCTTCGCGCTGGTGACCGTGATCGGCGGGATCGACAACACCGAGTCGGCGGCGGCGGCCGGCGACGAGTACCGCACCCGCGACATCCTCATGACCGAAGCGCTGGCTACCATCGCCGCCGGCGTGGCCGGCGGTGTGGTGCAGAACACGCCCTACATAGGGCATCCGGCCTACAAGGCCATGGGCGCCCGGGCCGGGTACACGCTGGCGACCGGCCTGGTGATCGGCGTGGGCGCGGCGCTGGGCGCGCTGTCGGCGCTGATGACGGTCCTGCCGGAGGCCGCCGTGGCCCCGATCCTGATCTTCATCGGGCTCGAGATCACCGCCCAGGCCTTCCAGGCCTCGCCGGCCCGGCACGGTCCGGCCGTGGCCCTGGCGTTCCTGCCCGTCGCCGCGGCTGTCGTGCTCATCGTCGGCGGGAGCCTGCTCGGCGCTCTCGGCAAGACGCCGGCCGATCTGTCTGGCGACGCCGGCGCCACCTGGGCCGCGCTGGTCGTGCTGGGGAACGGCTTCATTGTCACCGCGGTGCTATGGGCGTGGGCCCTGGTCGCCATGCTCGAGCGCCAGGCGGGGATCGCGTGCGCCGTCCTGGCCGCCGCTAGCCTGGCCACGCTCTGCGGCGTCATCCACTCGCCGCTGCCGAACGGGGCGCTGTTCTGGCCCTGGGCAGCGCCCGACCCCGTCAGCGCCCACATCGCCGGCGCCTACGGCATGGCTGCCACGCTTTGTTGGCTGGCAGTCGGGCGGCGCGCCCGATAA